DNA from Thermomicrobium roseum DSM 5159:
CTCGACCCAGCCGACGACTCGCAAAGGCTGCCCGACCTCGACTGGTTGTCGGTACGTGATCTCCATCCTCGCTGTGACCATCAGATGGTGCGTCTTCGCGATCACTGCCCAACTCATCGCTTCGTCGAGCAAGGTAGCGAGGATCCCACCGTGGACGAGCCCAGCATAACCTTCGTGTTCTGGACGCGGCGTGAAGAGCGCTTCGACAGCTTCCTCGCGACGATAGAACGCGAGACGAAGCCCGATCGGGTTTTGCTCACCGCATCCGAAGCACGCGTGGTCAGTGACCCGGTTGACTCGCTGTTCCACCGAAACAGCTCCTCCACTCAGTTTCCTGCTCGGCTCACGTTACCCCACTGGGGTACAATTCCGCTGTCGGCGGCTCGGTCGACAGGATAGCCAGAACACGAGCCTAACCCGGAGGACGAATCGATGGCCAGACGATACGAACAACTCTTCCAGGAGATCAAGCGGGCGATCCGCGAAGTCGATGTCCACCAGCTCTACCAGCAACTCCGATCCGGACGGCGACCGGTCATCATCGACGTCCGCGAGCGCGAAGAGTGGGAGCAAGGGTACGTCCCGGGCGCGCTCTTCATCCCGCGCGGTTACCTCGAAATGCGGATCGAGGAAGAAGTCCCGGACAAGTCGACTCCAATCTATG
Protein-coding regions in this window:
- a CDS encoding PaaI family thioesterase, coding for MEQRVNRVTDHACFGCGEQNPIGLRLAFYRREEAVEALFTPRPEHEGYAGLVHGGILATLLDEAMSWAVIAKTHHLMVTARMEITYRQPVEVGQPLRVVGWVEQQRARSARARAAIHDATAGDLLVEAHGLFLRAPEERERAWWARYVPGDSGQR